Genomic segment of Kingella negevensis:
CAAAACTTAGCAAAACTTAGTATTCAGGCAGCCTGAAAGGCAGCCCCAAACTGGCACCCCCTTTATTACAACCCATTTTCATTAAGGATTCACAAACATGCAAGAAAAAAGACCCGTAGGTAGACCAACCACCCTCACACAAGAACACTTTGAAGGCGCGGAGTGGTATTTAAAAGGCGGCTTCAAAGAACGTGATGAAGTCGTACCAAGTATCGCAGGACTAGCGTGTTTCTTAGGCGTAGCACGTCAGCAAGTCCAATCATGGGGCGAACAAAACAAAGAATTTAAAGCCGCCCTAGACGCGATTAAATCCACGCAAGAAGTGTTATTGATTAACAAAGGGCTGCAAGGCGATTTCAATACAGCGATTGCCAAATTGATGCTATTCAATCACGGCTATTCAGACAAGGTGGAAAGCGCCGTTTCGGGCAGCATGGAAATGAAGCGCAATGTTGCAGATTTAAGCGATGAAGAATTAGCAGCAGAGTTGGCACGATATGGGATTAAGCAACCGTGAAAAAGAAGCGTTTTAAGCGCGTTTCATGCGTTGGATAGGCAAACACACCAGCTAACGCCCAAACCGCGCTAGAAACGTCAAATTTGAGCCGCAAACAGCATTCTCAAGATGTTATGTTGATGAATATGGCTTCGTTGAAAATCAGGACTTTGTTCGCTTCCATAAAAAATGAAACCCAAGAAACAAGCACTTGCGATTTTGGACAACGTGGGCGCATTGAATACGCCCTTTCGCTAGACGTGGCTTAATTCAGGTTTGCTAACGCGCAACGAAATTAACACCCCTTTGCTGGGGTAGAGCCGTGAACCAATCCCGAAAAAGGGACGCACAAAAAAAGCAGCCTGAAAAAATCAAGCTGCCAAACATCAATCACAATAAAACACTTCAATAAATAAAGGATAGGCACCAGTTTTCCAACCAGTAAGAAAGAGCCAACATGATAACAACATTCACAACAAAATCAATCCCCTATTCCACAGTTCAAAAACCATTCTCAAATCAGAACGAGGGAAATTTTTGAAATGCTGTGAAAACAATTCGCCTTGAAACACCACCATTATTGATTTTCCAGCCACATCATTAAGTCTTCAGGATTATCAAATTCAGGTGTGCGTACAAAACGGCTTTCAACCGCCTGTTTCATACGTTCCAAATCAAAATTGAAAGCACGTTCAAGCAAGGCTTTATCAAAGTACAAACGCAATATATCTAAAGTGATTTCGCCGCCCTCTTCATCAATGGGCGCAAGAAAGAAATCCGCCACAGCATGAGCAGTCAGCATAAAGCAATCCTTTCATTAAAAACTAGCAACTATTATGCAACATTTAACACATTCTAAACAACCCAAACACACGCAATCGCACAAATAAAAAACTTTATTCAACAGAAAAACAACCGCTTAGAAAGACAACCCCATGACCCCTATTGCATTCAATTTCAATTTATTCCACAATTCGCCCACTTCTTCAAATCAAGAAGTCAGCCGTGAGAAGCTGGTACAGTTAGGCAAGCAGCCGTTGTCTTTCGCTATTCATGCGAAAACGGCATTTTTTACGCTTGCAATTCCCCTGCATTGCCTTTCAATGGCGAACAAGGGTAAGGCGCGATTTATCGCGGCTGCTACTAACTGGCAGTTTCTCACCCCTTACCCTTTGTTTGCCACCCTAAACCGTGAGAAGTTTTGGGCGGTATGTAACCAGTTAGAAAGGCATTCATCATGCAAAAGCAATCAAAAACCGCGCCACAATTGCGCCTCTCTCAAACAAAAATCCAATATCGTCAACCCAAAGCAAGCAATCATTCACGCGCCTTTAAGCCGTTGCTTGT
This window contains:
- a CDS encoding terminase small subunit, with translation MQEKRPVGRPTTLTQEHFEGAEWYLKGGFKERDEVVPSIAGLACFLGVARQQVQSWGEQNKEFKAALDAIKSTQEVLLINKGLQGDFNTAIAKLMLFNHGYSDKVESAVSGSMEMKRNVADLSDEELAAELARYGIKQP